The following are from one region of the Mangifera indica cultivar Alphonso chromosome 14, CATAS_Mindica_2.1, whole genome shotgun sequence genome:
- the LOC123196760 gene encoding protein THYLAKOID FORMATION1, chloroplastic-like: MASVTSVAFTAIGQSSCVRKVNVPSTRYLASNFEGSRFRSSVLCHCTGVRASNSASCIVIQCMSAATDLPTVSETKLNFLKAYKKPIPSIYNTVLQELIVQQHLIRYKRTYHYDAVFALGFVTVYDRLMEGYPSDEDREIIFQAYIKSLNEDPEQYRIDAQKLEEWARAQNANSLVEFSSREGEVEGILKEIAERATNGSFSYSRFFAIGMFRLLELANATEPLVLEKLCRALNINKRSVDRDLDVYRNLLSKLLQAKELLKEYVEREKKKRDERAESQKANEAITKCVGEYQSVRH, from the exons atggCGTCTGTTACTTCTGTGGCATTTACAGCAATCGGTCAATCGTCATGTGTGAGAAAGGTCAATGTTCCATCGACTCGCTATTTAGCTTCGAATTTCGAAGGTTCTCGTTTCCGTTCGAGTGTTTTATGTCACTGTACCGGTGTTAGAGCTTCAAATTCAGCTTCTTGTATCGTTATTCAATGCATGTCTGCTGCTACTG ATCTGCCAACTGTGTCTGAGACAAAGTTGAATTTTCTGAAGGCATACAAGAAACCAATACCCAGCATCTACAACACAGTTCTGCAGGAACTGATTGTCCAACAACATTTGATAAGGTACAAAAGGACATACCATTATGATGCTGTGTTTGCCCTTGGTTTTGTTACTGTTTATGATCGACTCATGGAAGGATACCCAAGTGATGAGGATCGAGAGATCATCTTCCAGGCTTATATTAAGTCACTGAACGAGGACCCTGAGCAATACAG AATTGATGCACAAAAGTTGGAGGAATGGGCCCGTGCTCAGAATGCCAATTCATTAGTTGAGTTCTCCTCCAGAGAAGGAGAAGTTGAGGGAATATTAAAGGAAATTGCAGAGAGGGCAACCAATGGGAGTTTCAGTTATAGCCGTTTCTTTGCCATTGGTATGTTTCGACTTCTTGAGCTGGCAAATGCAACTGAACCCTTGGTACTGGAAAAG CTTTGCAGAGCTTTAAACATCAATAAAAGAAGTGTAGATCGGGATCTTGATGTGTACCGCAATCTGCTATCCAAGCTGCTTCAAGCAAAAGAATTGCTCAAGGAATATGTGGAGAG ggagaaaaagaagagagatgaAAGGGCTGAATCACAAAAAGCCAACGAGGCTATCACAAAATGTGTGGGAGAATACCAATCTGTTCGCCACTAA
- the LOC123195902 gene encoding uncharacterized protein LOC123195902, which translates to MSAKGKAWIVAASIGSVEALKDQGFARWNYPMRSVKKHAETNLRALAQAKKLSSSSSVMALNKVRDEKMKAAEESLRKVMYLSCWAPN; encoded by the coding sequence ATGAGTGCAAAAGGCAAAGCTTGGATTGTGGCAGCAAGTATTGGATCTGTTGAGGCTCTAAAAGATCAAGGCTTCGCTCGTTGGAATTATCCTATGAGGTCTGTGAAGAAGCACGCCGAGACCAATCTCAGAGCATTGGCTCAGGCCAAGaagctttcttcttcatcttctgttATGGCTTTGAATAAAGTGAGAGACGAGAAAATGAAAGCAGCTGAGGAGTCTCTGAGGAAAGTCATGTACTTGAGCTGTTGGGCTCCCAACTGA
- the LOC123196804 gene encoding uncharacterized protein LOC123196804, with the protein MSSTSKAWIVAASVGAVEALKDQGFCRWNYTIRSLYQHAKNNIRSVSQSSKKLSSSSSAVASSKIREHKAKQSEESLRTVMYLSCWGPNN; encoded by the coding sequence ATGAGTTCAACAAGCAAAGCTTGGATTGTAGCAGCAAGTGTTGGAGCAGTTGAAGCCTTGAAAGATCAAGGGTTCTGCAGATGGAATTACACCATTAGATCATTATACCAACATGCCAAGAACAATATCAGATCCGTTTCTCAGTCGTCTAAGAAGTTATCTTCTTCGTCTTCTGCTGTGGCTTCAAGCAAAATAAGAGAACACAAGGCAAAGCAATCAGAAGAATCTTTAAGAACCGTCATGTACTTGAGCTGTTGGGGTCCCAATAACTAG
- the LOC123196803 gene encoding uncharacterized protein LOC123196803, whose amino-acid sequence MSSTSKAWIVAASVGAVEALKDQGFCRWNYTIRSLHQHANKNNVRSVSQSSKKLSSSSSAVVSSKIREHKVKQSEESLKTVMYLSCWGPNN is encoded by the coding sequence ATGAGTTCAACAAGCAAAGCTTGGATTGTAGCAGCAAGTGTTGGAGCAGTGGAAGCCTTGAAAGATCAAGGGTTCTGCAGATGGAATTACACCATTAGATCATTACACCAACATGCCAACAAGAACAATGTCAGGTCCGTTTCTCAGTCGTCTAAGAAGttatcttcttcatcttctgctGTGGTTTCAAGCAAAATAAGAGAACACAAGGTAAAGCAATCCGAAGAATCTTTAAAAACCGTCATGTACTTGAGCTGTTGGGGTCCCAATAACTAA